One window from the genome of Labilithrix sp. encodes:
- the hutI gene encoding imidazolonepropionase, whose protein sequence is MSGTVGISAKRIVTCDPRNATPDNPLAVVEDGAILYDDHSISWIGPRASVKDKVEVIDYGDRVVTPGLIDAHTHAAWVGSRHNEYVTRMAGGDYRKIAEGGGGILATYRAVAKASEDAIAEELTARLRRMADLGVTTVEVKSGYGLEPEYELKQLRAIAKARADASLPSVAATYLALHALPEMARANRDHYVLRAGTALVQEVAEQRLAHFVDAYVDDNAFTADEARIVCESARRKGLGVRLHVGQFADVGGVELAIEVGAKSVDHLEHVSPGGIAALAKAGVVATLLPIASFTLRQEPPPIEALRKAGVTMAIASDANPGTAPSESLPLAMGLAIATYGLTPAEAILGATRAAAMSLGLHSSSAGRPRGSLAPGARPDIVVWDLPHEHAILQPWGAAKTHLVLRNGRPIGGSTTRA, encoded by the coding sequence ATGAGCGGCACCGTCGGCATCTCCGCGAAGCGCATCGTCACGTGCGATCCCCGCAACGCGACGCCGGACAACCCGCTCGCGGTGGTGGAGGACGGCGCGATCCTCTACGACGATCACTCGATTAGCTGGATCGGGCCGCGCGCGTCGGTCAAAGACAAGGTCGAGGTCATCGACTACGGCGACCGCGTCGTCACGCCCGGCCTGATCGACGCGCACACGCACGCGGCGTGGGTCGGGTCTCGTCACAACGAGTACGTGACGCGCATGGCGGGCGGCGACTACCGGAAGATCGCCGAGGGCGGCGGCGGCATCCTCGCGACGTACCGCGCCGTCGCGAAGGCGAGCGAAGACGCGATCGCCGAGGAGCTCACCGCGCGCCTCCGCCGCATGGCGGACCTCGGCGTCACGACGGTGGAGGTGAAGAGCGGCTACGGCCTCGAGCCGGAGTACGAGCTGAAGCAGCTCCGCGCGATCGCGAAGGCGCGCGCCGATGCTTCGCTGCCTTCCGTCGCCGCGACGTACCTCGCCCTCCACGCGCTGCCCGAGATGGCCCGCGCGAACCGCGACCACTACGTGCTCCGCGCCGGGACAGCGCTCGTGCAAGAGGTCGCGGAGCAGCGGCTCGCGCACTTCGTCGATGCCTACGTCGATGACAACGCGTTCACCGCCGATGAGGCGCGCATCGTCTGCGAGAGCGCGCGGCGCAAAGGCCTCGGCGTGCGCCTCCACGTCGGGCAGTTCGCGGACGTCGGCGGCGTCGAGCTCGCGATCGAGGTCGGAGCGAAGTCGGTCGATCACCTCGAGCACGTCAGCCCCGGCGGCATCGCCGCGCTCGCGAAGGCCGGCGTCGTCGCGACGCTCCTGCCGATCGCGAGCTTCACGCTCCGGCAGGAGCCACCGCCGATCGAGGCGCTGCGCAAGGCCGGCGTCACGATGGCGATCGCGAGCGACGCGAACCCCGGGACCGCGCCGAGCGAGAGCCTCCCCCTCGCGATGGGACTCGCGATCGCGACCTACGGCCTCACGCCGGCGGAGGCGATCCTCGGCGCGACGCGCGCAGCGGCGATGTCGCTCGGGCTCCACTCGAGCAGCGCGGGCCGCCCCCGCGGCTCGCTCGCCCCGGGCGCACGACCGGACATCGTCGTGTGGGACCTCCCCCACGAGCACGCGATCTTGCAGCCATGGGGCGCGGCGAAGACGCACCTCGTGCTCCGCAACGGCCGCCCGATCGGCGGCAGCACCACGCGCGCATAG
- a CDS encoding sulfatase-like hydrolase/transferase encodes MPLLAPRATAFSAALAFVLVRATVDFPRGPLRGRSVALGYVIASAFVALNAWKPELSRFESQVAPFAPLGKALLVAVTDLDGDGASRAFGLDCDDIDPSVAPHATDIPDDGVDQNCRGGDARITLAMRRFAPGGIHVPDAARSPRKRRPSVFFVTIDAWRADAFGRELFPRTSAWADRCVHFSNARATASYTAPSLVALHTGVFARHLLDDAGGWQIALAAPERGIISRPPTLAASLAVVGRYRTAVVFPPFHSQNFSFLTGYVEGGTLPDTNDTVFPLAETAFETARAEIARAERGSLHLRIHLMDLHTPYRGGAGRRGYLRSALSLDEPLAAFLSSLPADAVVVLTADHGEAFGEHGAIGHGHTLFDEELRVPLVLCAPEDDVGPPRTIETAVSLVDVTPTLMDLAGVQVPYRRHGESLVPLLRGGTRRASWVFAENGDKDAHQLAVVDGCDKLVEDGRAGYRVLFDVCADPEERRDLARAEPARAERMQHLLAEIVDLDLDAIRSWRVGRRLVE; translated from the coding sequence GTGCCGCTGCTCGCTCCTCGCGCCACCGCGTTCTCGGCCGCGCTCGCGTTCGTGCTCGTGCGCGCCACCGTTGACTTCCCTCGCGGTCCGTTACGAGGTCGCAGCGTCGCGCTCGGCTACGTCATCGCGTCCGCGTTCGTCGCGTTGAACGCGTGGAAGCCCGAGCTCTCGCGCTTCGAGAGCCAGGTCGCGCCGTTCGCGCCGCTGGGAAAGGCGCTCCTCGTCGCCGTCACCGACCTCGATGGTGACGGCGCCTCGCGCGCGTTCGGCCTCGACTGCGACGACATCGATCCGTCCGTCGCCCCGCACGCAACTGACATCCCCGACGATGGCGTCGATCAGAACTGCCGCGGAGGAGACGCAAGAATCACGCTCGCGATGCGCCGTTTCGCACCCGGCGGCATCCACGTGCCCGATGCCGCGCGCTCGCCGCGCAAGAGGAGGCCGTCGGTCTTCTTCGTCACGATCGACGCGTGGCGTGCGGATGCATTCGGTCGCGAGCTCTTCCCGCGTACATCGGCGTGGGCCGATCGTTGCGTGCATTTCTCGAACGCACGAGCGACCGCGTCGTACACCGCGCCGTCGCTCGTCGCGCTTCACACCGGTGTCTTCGCGCGTCACCTCCTCGACGACGCGGGAGGTTGGCAGATCGCGCTCGCGGCTCCGGAGCGTGGCATCATATCGCGCCCGCCGACGCTCGCGGCGTCGCTCGCGGTCGTGGGGCGGTACCGGACGGCAGTCGTGTTCCCGCCGTTCCACTCGCAGAACTTCTCGTTCCTCACCGGCTACGTCGAGGGCGGCACGCTACCGGACACCAACGACACGGTCTTCCCGCTCGCGGAGACGGCCTTCGAGACTGCGCGCGCCGAGATCGCGCGTGCGGAGCGCGGTTCGCTCCACCTCCGCATCCATCTTATGGATCTCCACACGCCGTACCGCGGCGGTGCCGGGCGGCGCGGCTACCTTCGCAGTGCGCTCTCTCTCGACGAACCGCTCGCCGCGTTTCTCTCGTCGCTTCCCGCCGATGCCGTCGTTGTGCTCACGGCCGACCACGGCGAAGCGTTCGGCGAGCATGGGGCCATAGGTCACGGTCACACGCTCTTCGACGAAGAGCTGCGCGTTCCGCTGGTCCTTTGCGCGCCGGAGGACGACGTCGGCCCTCCGCGGACTATCGAGACAGCGGTCTCTCTCGTCGACGTTACGCCGACGCTGATGGACCTCGCCGGTGTGCAAGTGCCGTACCGCCGTCACGGCGAGAGCCTCGTTCCGCTGCTCCGCGGCGGCACCCGCCGCGCGAGCTGGGTCTTCGCGGAGAACGGCGACAAAGACGCGCATCAACTCGCGGTTGTCGACGGCTGCGACAAGCTCGTGGAGGACGGGCGCGCGGGCTATCGCGTGCTCTTCGACGTCTGCGCAGATCCGGAGGAGCGCCGCGATCTCGCACGCGCCGAGCCCGCGCGGGCGGAGCGCATGCAGCATCTCCTCGCCGAGATCGTCGACCTCGATCTCGACGCGATCCGATCGTGGCGCGTTGGACGAAGACTGGTCGAATAG